A DNA window from Maribellus comscasis contains the following coding sequences:
- a CDS encoding TonB-dependent receptor gives MRLTLLLLFATFLGTSASVYSQSVRINLDLKDASLEKVFHDIQSQTEFDFFYKNEHLPTNKTYNIKFVDKSIDKVLDEVLQGTGLIYRVLNKDIVVTRGENSDSGGEKLFSEQQTKMITGTVTDENSTPLPGVTVLVPGTTTGAVTNVDGMFELSVPANTASLTFSFIGLKTQEVQLNNRTTLNVQMEQDVIGLDEVVAVGYGVMKKSDLTGSVASVDAKAMDRQAATNVSELLRSALPGLNTGISTSAKGSSSLEIRGPTSLGATNSPLVVVDDIIYQGDISDINPVDIEKVDVLKDASSAAIYGAKAASGVVIITTKKGREAKPTINVRSTVGIAKINKMESVYSPEEYLDYRRDVLDRFDISSPAGYYTNPENLPDGVSLEQWLEYDNLQGTSTPPEDIWLGRLQLQQVEVDNYKAGNTLDWGDILFKTGLRTDNNVSLSGKTDNFSYYTSLGYVSNEGVQIYQKYQNFRARINLDADVTKFLSVGTNIQANESREPTGIPGAVSLYDKNSPYGSLYYEDGTYKHEPHDDNLGGNPYLYEYKDNFYRQREVFANIYGKITFPLGFSYKINWVNRFTSAQDYRFTPSKASLGEGGASGSRRESNRYAWMIDHILKWNKTFNNIHDFDVTILYNVEEDNYWYSYQSNSEFDPNESLTYHNLSIGASPEISNNDTRSTGDAFMARLNYGLLDRYLLTLSVRRDGYSAFGQKNPRAVFPAAAFGWRLSEEEFVNIEWLSNLKLRLSWGENGNREIGRYAALSQMNTTKYIYDHSSVTGIYSTNLANQELKWERTAAYNIGLDFAVLDGRISGAIDAYHMSTTDLLLERTLPNITGYGSVYSNLGEVQNQGLEFTLNTVNVEKADFSWNSTLSFWFNRNEIKHLYGDMVDVVDENGDVIGQREEDDIQNGWYIGHAIDEIFDYKILGIWQLGEEEEAEIYGRAPGDAKLLDVNDDGIINYDDKVFQGYKKPRYRVSLRNDFSYRNFDVSFLLNSYLDYYSANNQHFNYRVGQERLNKIKTPYWTVDNPTNEWTRLYSNNNSPATNWWESKSFIRIQNITMGYNVPRSSLAKLDIERLRLFVNVQNLPAISGWQYDWDVETGNPTPMIFTFGVDLSL, from the coding sequence ATGAGGTTGACATTACTTCTTTTGTTTGCAACTTTCCTGGGTACCTCAGCTAGTGTTTATTCACAATCAGTAAGAATAAACCTCGATCTGAAAGATGCATCTCTTGAAAAGGTTTTTCATGATATTCAAAGTCAAACGGAATTCGATTTTTTTTACAAAAACGAACACCTTCCAACAAACAAAACATACAATATAAAATTTGTTGATAAAAGTATTGACAAAGTGTTAGACGAAGTTTTGCAGGGAACAGGTTTGATTTACCGCGTTTTAAATAAAGATATTGTTGTTACACGTGGCGAAAATTCTGATTCAGGCGGGGAAAAGCTGTTTTCAGAGCAACAAACAAAAATGATCACAGGTACCGTCACCGACGAAAATAGTACTCCATTGCCAGGTGTAACCGTTTTGGTACCGGGGACAACTACTGGTGCTGTCACCAATGTTGATGGGATGTTTGAACTAAGTGTGCCGGCAAATACAGCATCTTTAACCTTTTCATTTATTGGGTTGAAAACGCAGGAAGTACAATTAAATAACCGTACAACATTGAATGTTCAAATGGAGCAAGATGTCATTGGCCTGGATGAAGTAGTTGCTGTAGGATACGGTGTGATGAAGAAAAGTGACTTAACGGGGTCTGTAGCAAGTGTTGATGCAAAAGCAATGGACAGACAGGCTGCCACCAATGTAAGTGAATTACTGAGAAGTGCCCTTCCCGGACTCAATACGGGCATAAGTACTTCTGCAAAAGGTTCTTCTTCATTGGAAATCAGAGGGCCAACATCATTGGGAGCAACCAATTCTCCTTTAGTTGTTGTCGATGATATAATTTATCAGGGTGATATATCTGATATTAACCCCGTAGATATTGAAAAAGTTGATGTACTGAAAGATGCAAGTTCCGCAGCCATTTATGGGGCGAAGGCAGCTTCCGGTGTAGTTATCATCACAACAAAAAAGGGAAGAGAAGCTAAGCCAACGATTAACGTGAGGAGTACTGTTGGTATTGCAAAAATAAATAAAATGGAAAGCGTATATTCCCCTGAGGAGTACCTTGACTACAGAAGAGATGTTCTCGATCGTTTTGATATTAGCAGTCCGGCAGGATATTATACAAATCCGGAAAATCTTCCCGATGGCGTCTCTTTGGAGCAGTGGCTGGAATATGATAATCTTCAGGGAACCTCAACACCTCCGGAGGACATTTGGTTGGGACGATTACAGCTTCAACAGGTTGAAGTAGATAATTATAAGGCGGGGAATACACTGGACTGGGGCGATATTTTGTTTAAAACAGGATTACGAACAGATAACAACGTTAGTTTGTCGGGGAAAACGGACAATTTTTCTTATTATACCTCATTAGGTTATGTTAGTAATGAAGGTGTTCAGATTTACCAGAAATATCAAAACTTCAGAGCTCGTATTAACCTGGACGCCGATGTAACAAAATTTTTGTCCGTTGGAACAAATATTCAGGCGAATGAGAGCAGGGAGCCGACAGGAATTCCAGGTGCAGTATCTTTGTACGACAAAAACAGCCCTTATGGTTCATTGTATTATGAAGATGGAACATATAAACATGAGCCCCATGACGACAACTTAGGGGGAAATCCATATTTGTATGAGTATAAGGATAATTTTTACAGGCAACGGGAAGTTTTCGCCAATATTTATGGAAAAATCACTTTTCCTTTAGGATTCTCCTACAAGATAAACTGGGTAAACCGGTTCACCTCCGCTCAGGATTATCGTTTTACACCATCGAAAGCTAGTCTGGGAGAAGGAGGCGCCAGTGGATCCCGTCGAGAGAGTAACCGCTACGCCTGGATGATAGACCATATTTTAAAGTGGAATAAAACTTTTAATAATATCCATGATTTTGATGTAACTATTTTGTATAATGTGGAAGAAGATAATTACTGGTATTCTTATCAATCTAATTCAGAGTTTGATCCGAATGAGAGTTTAACATACCATAATTTGTCAATTGGTGCAAGCCCTGAAATTAGCAATAACGATACCCGAAGCACAGGAGATGCATTTATGGCCCGTTTAAATTACGGACTACTCGATCGTTATCTGTTAACACTTTCTGTCCGTCGCGACGGGTATTCCGCATTTGGACAAAAAAATCCCAGGGCGGTTTTTCCTGCAGCCGCATTTGGGTGGCGTTTATCAGAAGAAGAATTTGTAAATATAGAATGGTTGTCAAATTTGAAACTTCGCCTTTCATGGGGGGAAAACGGGAACAGAGAGATAGGAAGATATGCAGCTCTTTCGCAAATGAATACAACAAAATATATATACGACCACAGTTCGGTTACAGGTATTTATTCAACCAATTTGGCGAATCAGGAACTAAAGTGGGAGAGAACTGCCGCTTATAATATTGGACTTGATTTTGCAGTATTGGATGGAAGAATCTCAGGTGCGATAGATGCTTACCATATGTCAACGACCGATTTACTTTTGGAAAGAACGCTTCCAAATATCACAGGCTATGGCTCGGTTTATTCAAATCTTGGAGAAGTACAAAACCAGGGACTGGAATTCACTCTGAACACAGTAAATGTTGAAAAAGCTGATTTTTCATGGAATTCTACACTTTCATTCTGGTTTAACCGCAATGAGATAAAGCATCTTTATGGTGATATGGTCGATGTGGTCGATGAGAATGGTGATGTGATTGGTCAGCGTGAGGAAGATGATATCCAGAATGGTTGGTATATCGGACACGCTATCGACGAGATATTTGATTATAAAATTTTGGGCATCTGGCAACTCGGGGAGGAGGAAGAAGCAGAAATATATGGCAGAGCCCCGGGGGATGCAAAACTATTGGATGTAAATGACGATGGGATTATCAATTATGATGACAAAGTTTTCCAGGGCTACAAAAAACCCAGGTACAGAGTGAGTTTAAGAAATGATTTTTCCTATAGAAATTTTGATGTGTCTTTTCTGCTAAACTCTTATCTGGATTATTATAGTGCAAATAATCAGCATTTTAACTACAGAGTTGGACAGGAAAGATTAAATAAAATAAAAACGCCCTATTGGACGGTTGACAACCCAACAAATGAATGGACACGTTTATATTCTAATAATAATAGTCCGGCTACCAATTGGTGGGAGAGTAAATCATTTATCAGAATACAAAATATAACGATGGGGTATAATGTTCCGCGCAGTTCTCTGGCAAAATTGGATATTGAGAGGCTTAGACTCTTTGTGAATGTTCAAAATCTGCCTGCAATTTCAGGATGGCAGTACGACTGGGATGTAGAAACCGGCAATCCAACACCAATGATTTTTACTTTCGGAGTAGATTTAAGTCTTTAA
- a CDS encoding FecR family protein translates to MENQKFSNIELVIQRFVQGQASVEDEKLLYSWIKENPENRKRLFQEKDIWESAKLGTKQLNDLELDQWLSLQDRIASRKLRFSGVTEIMKIAAIVIISLGVGWIGRYLYSQHPFIKKTVEMKTVEATKGQLKEVFLADGTHVWINSDSELSFPSRFDANNRRVELAGEAYFEVKANEEKPFYVKTKSHTVKVVGTRFNVCEYPENHTIETTLEEGKVKIITGNIVHDLLPGEQSSFNTETSKVRIGEADLEIFTTWKEGRYEFRNEPLGKIFQIVERWWDVEIDYPEELKNERISGVLRRYKPLEQHFELIKQLLPIHYEINSDEVRITVQ, encoded by the coding sequence ATGGAAAATCAAAAATTTTCAAATATTGAGTTGGTAATTCAACGTTTCGTGCAGGGACAAGCTTCTGTCGAAGACGAAAAACTGCTTTATAGCTGGATTAAAGAAAATCCTGAAAACCGTAAACGTTTGTTTCAGGAAAAAGATATTTGGGAAAGTGCAAAGTTGGGAACAAAACAACTGAATGATTTGGAACTGGATCAGTGGCTGTCGCTTCAGGATCGAATTGCGTCACGGAAATTAAGGTTCTCCGGTGTAACAGAAATAATGAAAATTGCGGCCATTGTAATAATCTCACTGGGAGTAGGTTGGATTGGAAGATATTTATATTCACAGCACCCGTTCATTAAAAAAACGGTTGAAATGAAAACGGTTGAAGCTACAAAAGGACAGCTGAAAGAAGTTTTCCTGGCCGATGGTACACATGTTTGGATAAATTCCGATTCAGAGCTTTCTTTTCCTTCCCGTTTCGACGCTAATAACAGAAGAGTTGAACTCGCCGGAGAAGCTTATTTTGAAGTAAAAGCCAACGAGGAGAAGCCTTTTTACGTGAAAACAAAAAGTCATACAGTAAAAGTGGTGGGAACCCGATTTAATGTTTGCGAGTATCCTGAAAACCACACCATCGAAACCACACTTGAGGAGGGGAAAGTGAAAATTATTACAGGGAATATCGTTCATGATTTACTCCCCGGGGAACAATCAAGTTTTAATACTGAAACCTCAAAGGTGAGAATAGGCGAAGCTGACCTTGAAATATTTACTACATGGAAAGAAGGCAGGTATGAATTTAGAAATGAACCGCTAGGTAAGATTTTTCAGATTGTTGAACGTTGGTGGGATGTTGAAATTGATTATCCCGAAGAATTGAAAAATGAGAGAATATCAGGAGTGTTGAGAAGATATAAACCGTTGGAGCAACACTTTGAATTAATTAAACAACTTTTACCAATTCACTACGAGATTAATTCTGATGAAGTAAGAATAACAGTACAATAA
- a CDS encoding RNA polymerase sigma-70 factor, which yields MTDLAENTIFQKVKNGDRSAFRILFQRYFQPLFLFASKFVDQEQAKDIVQDCFYELWQNRRKTEITTSVSAYLFTIVKNRCFKYLKTEQKKRLHQDNFGMLLKQEELLYYTNSEKSILEFGVRDRIEKVIVQLPEKCRQVFEKSRHEGLTNKEIAGVFNISVKAVEKHISKALQLFREEFKDMLLILVALLFNKF from the coding sequence ATGACTGACCTTGCTGAAAATACGATCTTTCAAAAAGTAAAGAACGGCGATCGTTCAGCCTTCCGGATTTTGTTTCAAAGATATTTTCAGCCACTTTTTCTTTTTGCTTCGAAATTTGTTGACCAAGAGCAGGCAAAAGATATAGTCCAGGATTGTTTTTATGAATTGTGGCAAAACAGGAGAAAAACCGAAATTACTACCTCGGTATCTGCTTATCTTTTTACGATTGTTAAAAACCGGTGCTTCAAATATTTAAAAACCGAGCAGAAAAAGAGACTTCATCAGGATAATTTTGGAATGCTTTTAAAACAGGAAGAATTGTTATACTATACGAATTCGGAAAAAAGTATTCTGGAGTTTGGCGTAAGGGACAGGATTGAAAAGGTCATTGTCCAATTGCCTGAAAAGTGTCGCCAGGTATTTGAAAAGAGCCGGCATGAAGGACTCACCAATAAAGAAATTGCCGGGGTTTTTAATATTTCGGTAAAAGCCGTTGAAAAACATATTTCTAAAGCCCTTCAGTTATTTCGGGAAGAATTTAAAGATATGCTACTCATTCTTGTAGCGCTGCTATTCAATAAATTTTAA
- a CDS encoding PmoA family protein, protein MRYCLFIVVIVFVYSCNSKSAKQNEPEKPGVTFEKDADAKTLEVWVDKQLLTTFRWSENLTKPVFYPILTADSYDVTRGFPIEPRAGERADHPHQIGMWFTYGNVNGLDFWGNGSQGLGTTNLNGGVIKHLETSELKEGKGEGSFISEESWQDTTGTEILHEKTEYHFIAQGENRIIDRMTTLTAGENDVQMPDTKEGMFGIRAARSLELPDNGNILLYNEDGTTTRTRDTLNANITGNYTSSEGVTGLEVWGTRARWMRLQGKTDGENISVIICDHPQNPNYPTYWHARGYGLFAANPFGVKDFTNGAETFDFSIPAGQSATFRYRVIINSGEQLSIDKINQLADEFASE, encoded by the coding sequence ATGAGGTATTGTCTATTTATTGTTGTTATCGTTTTTGTGTATTCCTGTAACAGTAAATCAGCGAAACAAAATGAGCCGGAAAAACCGGGTGTTACCTTTGAAAAAGACGCAGATGCAAAAACGTTGGAAGTATGGGTTGATAAGCAGTTGTTGACTACATTTCGCTGGTCAGAGAATTTAACAAAGCCTGTATTTTATCCCATTCTTACAGCGGATTCTTATGACGTTACCCGTGGATTTCCGATAGAACCAAGGGCAGGAGAAAGAGCCGATCATCCCCACCAGATTGGGATGTGGTTTACGTATGGAAATGTGAATGGTCTTGATTTTTGGGGAAATGGCTCGCAGGGTTTGGGAACCACCAATTTGAATGGTGGGGTTATAAAACACCTAGAAACCAGTGAACTAAAAGAAGGAAAAGGAGAAGGTTCTTTTATTTCAGAAGAGAGTTGGCAGGACACTACCGGGACAGAAATACTGCACGAAAAGACGGAATATCATTTTATTGCACAGGGTGAAAATCGAATAATCGACAGGATGACCACGTTAACTGCTGGCGAAAACGACGTTCAAATGCCGGACACAAAAGAAGGAATGTTTGGAATCAGGGCGGCACGTTCGCTTGAGTTGCCCGATAACGGAAACATTCTTTTGTACAACGAGGACGGAACAACAACCAGAACAAGAGACACACTAAATGCCAATATTACCGGTAATTACACAAGCAGCGAGGGGGTAACTGGTTTGGAAGTTTGGGGAACCAGGGCCCGGTGGATGAGATTACAGGGCAAAACTGATGGTGAAAATATTTCTGTAATCATCTGTGATCATCCTCAGAATCCAAACTATCCTACTTACTGGCATGCCCGTGGTTATGGATTGTTTGCTGCAAATCCTTTTGGTGTGAAAGATTTTACAAACGGTGCCGAAACATTTGATTTTTCCATTCCGGCCGGTCAGTCGGCAACTTTCAGGTACCGGGTTATTATTAATTCCGGAGAGCAATTGTCAATTGACAAAATAAATCAGCTTGCTGATGAATTTGCTTCTGAATAG
- a CDS encoding uroporphyrinogen decarboxylase family protein yields the protein MNSRERILKTLNHEEPDQVPFDLAGTTWTGITNTAYQNLRKYLGKDEISPEWSDVIQQIVVPSEEILDKLGVDTRGVFPLTSHNWDVYSKLNARGKYFEYVDEWNFTHHFPKNGYWFSLVKNPMKEVNFEEENIVEDFNWPNPSKSERFAGLREKAIKIRKMDKIVITKGFCAGLFEMHQRVRGMENAMVDPFLFPLNSDKLVGKLADLKIEFWDSLLNEVGDVVDIVGEGDDYGTQQSQLISPGHFREYYKPHFVRILKLIKEKAPHVKLMFHSCGNVRSIIPDLIETGVDILNPVHVTAAGMEPFQLKKDFGKEIAFWGGGVDTQKVLPSGLTQEVKDDVKRNIDALAPGGGFVFSAVHNIQAEVPPENIMAMHSAWKEFGKY from the coding sequence ATGAACTCAAGAGAACGAATATTAAAAACTTTAAACCACGAGGAACCGGACCAGGTGCCATTTGATTTGGCCGGCACTACGTGGACGGGGATAACAAATACAGCGTATCAAAATTTGCGAAAATATTTGGGAAAGGATGAAATATCTCCGGAATGGTCAGACGTGATTCAGCAGATTGTTGTTCCTTCTGAAGAAATTCTGGATAAACTTGGAGTGGACACACGCGGTGTTTTCCCACTTACAAGTCACAATTGGGATGTGTATTCAAAATTAAATGCTCGGGGGAAATATTTTGAATATGTCGATGAATGGAACTTTACTCACCACTTTCCAAAAAACGGATATTGGTTTTCGCTGGTTAAAAACCCAATGAAAGAGGTAAATTTTGAGGAAGAAAATATTGTAGAGGATTTTAACTGGCCCAATCCGTCAAAGTCAGAGCGGTTTGCCGGGTTGCGGGAAAAAGCAATAAAGATCCGAAAAATGGATAAGATTGTAATAACCAAAGGTTTTTGTGCCGGACTTTTTGAAATGCATCAACGTGTGCGAGGAATGGAAAATGCTATGGTTGACCCATTTCTGTTTCCGCTAAACTCTGATAAATTAGTTGGAAAACTGGCTGATTTAAAAATTGAATTTTGGGATTCTTTGTTGAATGAAGTCGGTGATGTTGTAGATATTGTGGGTGAAGGCGATGACTATGGAACACAACAATCGCAATTGATTAGCCCCGGGCATTTCCGCGAGTACTACAAACCGCATTTTGTTCGGATTTTAAAGTTGATAAAAGAGAAAGCGCCTCATGTAAAACTGATGTTTCATTCTTGTGGAAATGTGCGTTCAATTATTCCCGATTTGATTGAAACGGGAGTGGATATTCTGAATCCGGTACATGTCACAGCTGCCGGGATGGAACCTTTTCAGTTGAAGAAGGATTTTGGAAAAGAAATTGCTTTTTGGGGGGGCGGTGTTGATACCCAAAAAGTTTTGCCTTCGGGATTGACTCAGGAAGTAAAAGATGACGTAAAAAGAAATATTGATGCACTTGCACCTGGCGGAGGCTTTGTTTTTAGCGCAGTGCATAACATTCAGGCTGAAGTTCCGCCTGAAAATATCATGGCAATGCATTCTGCCTGGAAGGAGTTTGGTAAATATTAA
- a CDS encoding MFS transporter: MTNSGQFKGKTNFRWAIVALLFFATTVNYFDRFLMGILAPLLEKEIGWTELQYGYIVSSFQFAYAAGTLLAGYVIDRLGTRWGFTLAVGLWSIASMFHAAARTWVGFAMARVGLGLSEAGNFPAAIKTVAEWFPKKERAFATGLFNGGSNVGAILAPILIPLIIAQFGSWKWVFILSGFLGVFWLVFWLILYRVPGKSRYVNQAEIDFIKDGEPDSGNIKISWYRLIKYRQTWAVALGKLFADPVWWFYLYWGAKFLNSKFGVDLKELALPLVTIYVIADLGGIAGGAISSLLIKKGKTINFSRKVTMLGSALLVLPVMTVPNYSSIVTSVGFIALAAAAHCSWSANIFTVASDLFPKNVVATVTGFATTISTLGGMLMALLVGYVLNESGTDGYKIAFAVASFGYLIAIAVIHLLAPKMEPLTNLK; this comes from the coding sequence ATGACTAATTCCGGCCAATTTAAAGGGAAGACAAATTTTCGATGGGCAATTGTTGCCCTTTTGTTTTTCGCCACCACTGTAAATTATTTCGACCGTTTTTTGATGGGGATTTTAGCTCCTTTACTGGAAAAGGAAATTGGCTGGACAGAATTACAGTACGGTTATATCGTTTCTTCATTTCAGTTTGCATATGCTGCCGGTACGTTGTTGGCGGGTTATGTTATCGACCGACTTGGCACACGGTGGGGGTTTACCCTTGCGGTTGGATTGTGGAGTATTGCCAGTATGTTTCACGCAGCTGCCCGAACTTGGGTGGGATTTGCAATGGCCCGTGTAGGACTAGGCTTGAGTGAAGCAGGAAATTTTCCGGCAGCTATAAAAACGGTAGCTGAATGGTTCCCAAAAAAAGAAAGGGCGTTTGCCACCGGGCTTTTTAACGGTGGTTCGAATGTGGGGGCTATTTTGGCTCCAATCTTAATACCACTGATTATTGCCCAATTTGGCTCGTGGAAGTGGGTGTTTATTTTGTCTGGTTTCCTCGGAGTTTTTTGGTTGGTTTTTTGGTTGATTTTATATAGGGTTCCCGGGAAAAGCAGGTATGTAAACCAGGCTGAAATTGATTTTATTAAAGATGGAGAGCCCGACTCAGGGAATATAAAGATTAGTTGGTATCGGTTGATTAAATACCGGCAAACCTGGGCAGTGGCCCTCGGAAAATTATTTGCCGACCCGGTTTGGTGGTTTTACCTGTATTGGGGCGCTAAATTTTTAAACTCCAAATTTGGAGTTGATTTAAAGGAATTGGCACTACCACTGGTAACCATTTATGTTATTGCCGATTTGGGGGGAATTGCCGGCGGCGCTATTTCTTCCCTGCTTATTAAAAAAGGAAAGACAATAAATTTTTCCAGGAAAGTGACCATGCTGGGGTCTGCACTGCTGGTTCTACCGGTTATGACAGTTCCAAACTATTCTTCAATCGTTACAAGTGTTGGTTTTATTGCACTGGCTGCGGCGGCTCACTGTTCGTGGTCGGCAAATATTTTTACCGTTGCTTCCGACCTTTTTCCCAAAAATGTGGTTGCAACCGTTACCGGTTTTGCCACGACCATTAGTACTTTGGGAGGTATGCTTATGGCTTTGCTGGTGGGATATGTTTTAAACGAATCCGGAACCGATGGTTACAAAATAGCCTTTGCCGTTGCTTCTTTTGGTTATTTAATTGCAATTGCTGTCATTCATTTACTGGCACCTAAAATGGAACCTTTAACAAATCTGAAATGA
- a CDS encoding 2-oxo acid dehydrogenase subunit E2: MNSSLDLNTNWRKVASTIYKKPIDSKIYGSVEIDVTDLEKYISAKRKEGIKITLTHIITLIVGRAIKLEVPELNTFVKRGKIVNRPQIDAMVSVLLQDGEMGSVKIENIDKLNISELSDEIAKKIKASRKGNENNTMQSKDSLSKIPWPFRSWVFYLYRLFTIHWGFSFPVIKLSANSFGSYVVSNIGTLGLDSGYGALLPSANVSIVMILGGVNKKPVVVNDEIVPRRILSLSATLDHRVVDGSHGGKLFRVIKQMIRNPYLLDEHI, from the coding sequence ATGAATTCATCACTCGATCTTAATACCAACTGGAGAAAAGTAGCCTCAACCATTTACAAAAAACCAATTGATTCCAAAATTTACGGCTCAGTTGAAATTGATGTAACCGACCTGGAAAAATATATTTCTGCCAAAAGAAAAGAGGGAATCAAAATTACACTAACACATATTATTACACTTATTGTCGGCCGTGCAATTAAGCTGGAGGTGCCGGAATTAAATACATTCGTAAAAAGAGGAAAGATTGTAAACCGACCGCAAATCGACGCGATGGTGAGCGTTTTACTTCAGGATGGGGAGATGGGTTCAGTAAAAATTGAAAATATTGACAAATTAAATATTAGTGAGCTGTCAGATGAAATAGCAAAAAAAATAAAAGCATCAAGAAAGGGGAATGAGAACAATACGATGCAATCCAAAGATTCTCTTTCAAAAATTCCCTGGCCATTCCGCTCCTGGGTATTCTATTTATACCGCCTTTTTACCATTCACTGGGGTTTTTCGTTTCCGGTAATTAAACTCTCTGCAAATAGTTTTGGATCCTACGTTGTATCCAACATTGGAACTCTGGGTTTGGACAGTGGCTATGGGGCGCTGCTGCCTTCTGCAAACGTTTCTATCGTAATGATTTTGGGTGGTGTAAACAAAAAACCGGTTGTTGTTAACGATGAAATCGTTCCGCGAAGAATACTTTCTTTGTCTGCCACCCTTGACCACCGAGTAGTAGACGGCTCCCACGGCGGAAAACTTTTCAGGGTTATAAAACAAATGATAAGAAATCCTTATTTGCTCGACGAACATATTTAA
- a CDS encoding LacI family DNA-binding transcriptional regulator, producing the protein MAEKAKVSIGTVDRVLHNRGEVAESTKKKILKIIEELDYQPNFLASTLASKKSAVFATLFPEPPSAEGYWNKPFIGVKKRISELKPYGIQIEHFTFNQPDSKSFAAEAKKIVELQPDGVVLAPFFKKESVHFIEQLKENNIPFVFIDSEIKNAGHLSYIGQNSYQSGFVSAKLLDLSLRTGNIMVIHFAKEMDNQNHLVQREIGFYDWFQVSNKEKHEIFTTEIADTDTDLWMEKIKKEITEKNIRGIFVTNSKVFYVGRMVEKYGLSDLKIIGHDLLKENTDFLKKGIVQFLICQRPEEQGYNAINKLFRNVVQKRKVSEENYTSIDIVIKENIDYYKEFK; encoded by the coding sequence ATAGCAGAAAAAGCAAAAGTGTCTATTGGGACAGTCGACCGGGTATTACATAACCGGGGAGAAGTTGCCGAATCTACCAAGAAAAAAATTCTCAAAATAATCGAAGAATTGGACTACCAGCCCAACTTTCTTGCAAGTACACTGGCATCAAAAAAGTCGGCCGTTTTTGCCACGCTCTTTCCTGAACCCCCTTCAGCAGAAGGATATTGGAACAAACCTTTTATTGGGGTAAAAAAAAGAATTAGCGAACTTAAACCTTACGGAATTCAAATAGAACATTTTACATTTAATCAGCCCGATTCAAAAAGCTTTGCTGCCGAAGCAAAAAAAATTGTCGAACTCCAACCCGATGGCGTTGTTTTAGCTCCTTTTTTCAAAAAAGAATCAGTTCATTTTATCGAACAACTCAAAGAAAATAATATACCGTTTGTTTTTATTGATTCTGAAATTAAAAACGCAGGGCATTTAAGTTACATCGGACAAAACTCCTATCAAAGTGGATTTGTGTCGGCGAAACTTCTCGACCTTTCACTCCGAACAGGAAATATCATGGTCATTCATTTTGCAAAAGAAATGGATAACCAGAACCACCTTGTTCAACGTGAAATAGGATTTTATGACTGGTTTCAGGTTAGCAACAAAGAAAAACATGAGATTTTCACCACTGAAATAGCCGATACTGATACCGACCTGTGGATGGAAAAAATCAAAAAAGAAATAACAGAAAAAAATATACGGGGAATTTTTGTAACCAATTCGAAGGTATTTTATGTAGGTCGGATGGTAGAAAAATATGGCCTTTCGGATTTAAAAATTATCGGTCACGATTTGTTAAAGGAAAATACCGATTTTCTGAAAAAAGGTATCGTTCAGTTTTTAATCTGCCAACGCCCGGAAGAACAGGGATATAACGCAATTAATAAATTGTTCCGCAATGTGGTGCAAAAAAGAAAAGTATCTGAGGAGAACTACACTTCCATCGATATCGTAATTAAAGAAAATATAGATTATTACAAAGAATTTAAGTAG